Genomic window ([Empedobacter] haloabium):
AACGTATGGTTGACGTCACCCAGGTGGTAGTTGACGGCTTCCACCTTGCCCGGCACGAACGGCTCCGCCTTCTCGAAGCTGTTGCGGAACTTGCCGCGCAGCGGATTGCCGCGCACCAGCTGCTGGTAGCCGGCCAGCTTCAGCACCGGCGGCGGCACGTCCTTGCCGCGCGGGCGTTTTTCTCCGGCCGGGTATTCGTTCGGATAGACGTCGATCAGTTTCACCACCCAGTCGGCGTCCGTGCCCGTGGTCGAGACGAACAGCTTGGGCCGCACCGGTCCGGCGATCGTCACGTCCTCTTCCAGGGGCTCGGTCTGATACACCAGCACGTCCGGCCGGGTCGAGGCGAAGCGCTGGTCGGACACCATGAATTCCTTCGGCACGCCGGTGGCCGGGTAGCCGATGTACGGCACCGGCTTTTTCGGATCGCTGACGTATTCGTCGTAGCCCGTGTCCGTGGCCGGCTGCGTGACCGGCTTCTGCCAGCCCAGGCCACCGTTGGCGCCGAAGTACAGCACGCGCGGCTTGGCCTGCTGCGGCGGCCATGCCGTGTACTGGCGCCAGACGTTGCTGCCGGTCTCGAACGCCGTCACCTCGGCGATCGGCCTGGCTGGCTTGACACCCTTCAGGTGCTGTTCGAAGAACGGGAACTGGATCTGCTTGCGGAAGTATTCGCTGGTCTTGCTGTCGAACTGCACGTGGCCCAGGCTCTTGCCGTCGCCGCGCGCCCAGCCGCCATGCACCCACGGCCCCATCACCAGGCCGCTGAACGTGCCGGGGTTTTGGCGCTTGACGGCCGCGTAGGTGGTAAACGGGCCCTGCGCGTCTTCCGCGTCGAACCAGCCGCCGACCGTCAGCACGGCCGCCTTGACGTTCTTCAGGTGCGGCGCGATATTGCGGCTCTTCCAGAACTCGTCGTAGCTGGTGTGCTCGATGGTGGGCTGCAGCAGCACGCGCTGCTTGTCCGAGAGGCTCGACAGGATGTTCGACAGCGTCAGGCGCTGCAGGAAGTAGTCGTAGCCATCCGCCACGCCGTAGTCGAACGGTGTCCAGGTCTTCGGCAGCGGCGTCGGGTTCTGCTCTTCCGTGAAGGATGCGTAGAAGCCGAAGTTCCCTGCCAACATGAAGGCGCCGCCGTGGTAGGAGTCGTCGCCCATGTACAGGTCCGTCACGGGGGCCTGCGGTGACGCGGCCTTGATGGCCGGATGCGAATCGATGATGCTGGCCGACGTGTAGAAGCCGGGGTAGCTGATGCCATGGATGCCGACCTTGCCATTATTGTTCGGCACGTTCTTCAGCAGCCACTCGACGGTGTCGTGCATGTCCTGGCTCTCGTTGCCTTCGCCGGCGGCGCGTTGCGCCTTGGCGTGCGGCGTCATCTCCTGCCATTTGCCCTCGGACATATAGCGTCCGCGCACGTCCTGCTCGACGAAGATGTAGCCGCTGTCCTCGAACTCGCGCGACGGGCCGATCGTGTCCGGCACGAAATCGACGCCGTAGTGCAGCTGCTCGTCGTCGCCCTCGACCCCGGCGCTGTACGGGGTGCGCTGCATCAGGAACGGATAGCTCTTGCTGGTGTCCTTGGGCACGTAGACCACGGTGAACAGGCGCGTGCCGTCGCGCATCGGAATGCGGTATTCGTACTTGGTGTAGTGCTCGCGCAGGCTGCGCTTGGTGTCTTTCGCTTCGTCGGCTTCGGCATCGGCGCCGCGGGCGGCGGCGGCGGCATGCGCGGCGTTGCCGGCGGCATGGGTGGTGCCGAAGGCCAGGGCCAGCGACAGCGCCAGGAGGGAGAGGTGACGGGGCATGGTTTCCTTCAATCTGAATACATGGGCTAATGCGCCAGTGTAGCCGAGATTGAAAGATGTTTTAACAAGCGGCAGGATCAGTGTGGGCGGGTGCGGGCGCGCAGGCGTTCCAGCTTGGCCGCATACAGCGCGCGGTCCGCGCTCGTGGTGCTGCCGGCCATGGCGCGGGCCAGGTGCTCGTCGGCCGCGCGCAGGTCGCCCAGCTGCGCCGCGGCCTGCGCCAGCCAGAAGTGGAATTCGGCGTGGTAGGGATCGCGTCGCAGTTCGCGTTCGAACAGCCGCCGTGCGCGCGCGTAGTCGCCCGCCGCCATGGCCTGGCGGCCCAGGTCGAAATCGTGGAATGGCGCTGGCTGTGCCGCTTGCAGCGCGGCCAGGCGCACCTGCACCGGCGCGGCGTCGCCGGGGCGGCCGGCCGCCTGCAGCAGCTGCACCAGGTTCGACAGCATCATCGTGTTGTCCGGATCGTGCGCCAGGGCGTGGCGCAGGGCCGTCTCGGCCAGCGCGTGGTCGCCGTGGCGCTGGTAGACGATGGCCAGCGTGTTATAGGCGTGCAGCAGGCCCGGCGCGGTGGCGATGGCGCGTTTGGTCCACCAGTAGGCGTCGTCGACTTCGCCGCGTGCGAGCGCCTCGGCCGCGCGGTTGTTCATGAACATGGCCGTGACGGTGGCGCGGTCGATCCGTTCGGCGCGGCGCAGGCTGGCCGCGTCCGGCGGCATGAAGTCGACCAGCTTCCAGACCTCGGGATCGTACAGCGGCAAGCCGTTGCCGCTCTGGCGCCCGAGCAGCAGGTTGACGTGGCCCACGTTGAAGTACAGGCTGCCGGTGCGGGTCCAGGCGTCCGCCGTGGGCACGCTCTGGAACACGACCGGAATGCCGGCTGCCTCGGCCAGCGCGGCCGTCATGATGACGAGCGACAGGCAGTTGCCGTGGCGCGCCGCAAAGGCCTCGGCGGCCGTGCGCGTGATGGCGGCATCGTATTCGAGCTTCAGGTCGTCGCGCCGGTACAGCGCGTCGAGGAGAGCCTGCCGTGCCTCGTTGCCGTGCCGGTTTTGCCGCACCGCGGCCGCGTAGGCCTGCATGGCCGGGGAGGGGGCGTGGATGGCGGTGGCGTCCAGCACCTGGCGGGGCGGCTGGAAGCGGCTGTCGTCGAACAGGCGCGCCGGTGCCTGCGCCAAGGGCTTCTGCGCGCAAGCGCTCAGCAAGAGAGCAAGGAACACCAGCACCAGTCGCCCCATCGTCGCCTCCAGATCGATGCGGCCAGTATCGCCCCGCGCTGTGGACGTGTCAAAGACCGGGCATGTGCTGGCGCAGCAAATCAGCCGACGTGGCGTTCGAGTACCGTGACGTCGGTTATGCCCAGCGTGGCCAATGCGTCGCGCACGTCGTCCACCTCGACCTGCAGGTCGCTGCCCAGGTCGAACGGACGGTCGCCGCTGGCCAGCACGCGTTCGCCCACCTTCAGCTGCACGCGCAGCATCATTTCGCCATCGACGTCGGCCGGGGCGATGGCGGCAGTGGCCGGCCCGCCGTGCGCGGCCAGGGCCTGGCCCAGTGTGGCCATCAGCGCCAGCATCGCCTGTTCGGCCATGCCCTGCTGGCGCGCGCCGAAGAACAGGTCCTGGTAGAGGAAGTTCAGGCGCAGTTCGCGCTCGCGCGGCGCCAGGCAGCGCGCCACCAGCGGTGCCGCCTCCTGCGTCCACTGGCGGTAGCGCGCCATGCGCGCGTCGAACCAGGCTTCGGCGCCGGCTTCGTCGTCCGGCACGGCATAGAACGGGTCGTCGGCGCGCTTGAGCGAGAAGCCGACCAGGAAGCGCAGCTCGACGGCTTCGTCGTCCGGCCCGAAGGTGGCGGCGGACCAGCCGCTGATACTGCGCTGCAGGGCGGGCGCTTCCGCGACTTTTTTCTCGGTCAGGGCACTGGCGGCCTCGCGCGCCATCGCGTGCAGCTGGCTGTAGGTGATGCGGCTGGCCTCGACGGCGTCGTAGGCATGCCGCACGATGACGAGTTTCGCGCGTTCGCTTTCCAGGCCGCCAGTGCGCAGGCTGGCCAGCAGCGCGTCGTAGGCCGCCTCGTCCTGGAAGCCCTCGGCTTCGACCAGGCCGCCCTGGCTGTGCACGAACACGGGGATGGCAAAGGCGTCGATTTCATGGTCCGGGGCACCCGCGCGGCGCAGCGCGACGCTGGCGGCGGCTTCCTCGACGGTGGCGCGCAGCAGCTGGTAGGCACCCACGTCCTCGTGGCTGGCCTGGTCGATGGCGCCGTACAGGATGTCGTCCTTCTGTTGCGCCAGGTAGCGCCGCACCAGGCGCTGCAGTTCGGCCTCTTTTTGTGCCAGCTCGGCGCCTTGCGTGTCCGCTTCCTCCTGCTCGGCCAGATCGAGAGCCAGGCCGCACACGGCGGCCATCAGCACTTCTTCCTTTTCCTCGGGCGGCGTGGCGGACTTGCGGGGGACGGGGCGTTTATTCTTGGGCATGGGAGGTTGCGGCAGTGCGCGGCGCTGGTGGATCGTGGCGCCGATTCTACCCGATGAGACCAGGCCCGTTCAGTGCTCGATGTGGAAGGTCTCGTGCAATTCGTCGAGCAGGTCTTCGGCTTCGTCCACTTCCAGGCCCAGGTGGCGGCAGGCGGGCTCGCCGCCCTTGTCCCATTCCAGGGAGGCGCCATTGCCGTGGTAGCGGGCGATGCCGCGTTCGGCCAGCACCGAGGCGGCGACGAGCGAGCGGATCGCGTCGTCGGTCGATTCGTCGGCCAGCACCGCGTAGTCGTGGTGGTGCAGGATCGCCCACGAGACGTCCGGCGACAGGCCCCAGTTGCGCGCCAGCAGGCAGCCGATCGCGGCGTGGTTGGTGGCGTGGCGGTCGTCCTCGACGGCGGTGAACGCGCGCTCACCCTCGCTCGAGGCCATCGCCAGCGTATCGGCGTAGTCGGCGAAGCGCTCCAGCAGCAGCGGCACGCCGATGTCGCAGAACAGGCCGAAGGTGTGCGAGATGTCGGGCGGCGCGATGCGCAGCCGGCGCGAGATGAAGACGAGCGCCTGGGCGCGCCGCGCCGAGGTGTCCCAGAACTGGTTCAGGGCGCCGCCGTTGCCGTCGATGGCCTGGCGCGCCAGCAGCCCGGTGAGCAGGGCCGCACACTGGTTGATGCCGAGGAAGTTGATGGCCTGTTCGACCGACTTGGCCTTGCGCGCGGCGCCGAAGAACGGCGAGTTGGCCAGTTTCAGCAGCGCACCGGACATGCCGACGTCGTTGCCGATGATGCGGGCGATGCGGCGCGGCGACGGGTCTTCCTCCGCCAGTTCGCGCTGCAGGTCGACCAGCAGGCTGGGACGGGGCGGGATGCGGATGGAGCGCAGCAGGGCATCCTCGACGGAGGATTCCTGGGCTGGGGCGTGGGCGGCGGCTGTTGTCATGATGGTTTGTCAGGAACTGCGTAGCCGACATTATCGCCTGTTTCGCTACGGCAAGAGCAGTCCGGCACGCAAAATTCTTCGAATTCTGTGTCTATTTTTGCCCATCTGCGCGCTTTTGATGGCGAAATGACAGCCATGCTTGGCAAGGTGGCAAAGAAAACAGGCCCTCCGGGCCATCCGGGCGTGCCGTCCTGCCGGGCCACGCTACAATCCGGCCATGTCTACTCTGCTGGCAGGAATTGATTTCGATGCACCATCCGAGGAAGTGGCCCGCCTGCTGATCGGCGTCACGTTGCTGGTCGACGGGATCGGCGGACGCATCGTCGAAACGGAAGCCTACGACCGGGAAGACCCGGCCTCGCACGCCTTCTCCGGTCCCACCGCGCGCAACGCGTCGATGTTCGGGCCGGCCGCGCATGCCTACGTGTACCGCTCGTACGGCATCCACTGGTGCCTGAACTTCGTCTGCCGCGAGGCGGGCCATGGGGCGGGGGTGCTGATCCGCGCCATCGAGCCGGTGCAGGGGCTGGACGCGATGCGCGCCCGGCGCGGCCTGATGGATGCCAGGCTGCTGTGCTCCGGCCCCGGCCGCGTATGCCAGGCGCTGGCCGTCACGCGCGAGCACAACGGCCTGTCGCTGGCGGCGCCGCCGTTCGAGCTGCTGCCGCGCGCGGGCGACGTGGACGTCGTCGCCGGCCCGCGCATCGGCATCTCGAAGGCGATGGACGTGCCGTGGCGCTTCGGCCTGCGCGGCTCGCCCCATCTGAGCAAGCCATTCCGAACGTAGGAGTCAGACCCGCCGGGCCTGGCCCCAGCCCTGCGTCGCTGGCAGGTCGTCCTCCACCTCGGCCAGTGGCAGCTGGCGCAAGCTGCGCAACGGACTACCCGGCGCCCGGCGCTCGAGTGCGACGTCGTGGTCCTGCTCCGCCTCCTGCGCGACCGTCTGTGCCGCATCGAACTCGAACACCGCCACCGCCCGCGACAGGTTGACCGCCTGTTCCTGCAGGCTCTCGGCCGCCGCGGCGGCCTGTTCGACCAGCGCGGCGTTCTGCTGCGTCACGTCGTCGATCTGGCCGACCGCGGCATTCACTTCCGAGATGCCCTGGGCCTGTTCGGCGCTGGCGGCGCTGATGCGCTCGATGATGTGATTGACCTGCTGTACCGAGCCGACGATGTCGCCCATGCTGCTGCCGGCCAAGCTGACGGAAGCGGCGCCGTTGTCGATCGTGGCGACCGATGCGGCGATCAGCTCCTTGATCTCCTTGGCGGCGGCGGCCGAGCGCTGCGCCAGCGTGCGCACCTCGGATGCGACGACGGCGAAGCCGCGCCCCTGCTCGCCGGCCCGCGCCGCTTCCACGGCCGCGTTCAGCGCCAGGATATTGGTCTGGAACGAAATGCTGTCGATCACACCGATGATTTCGACGATCTTGCGTGAGCTGGCGCGAATCGATTCCATCGTCGTTACCGCCTGGGCGACGGCATCGCCGCCTTTTTGCGCCAGGGTCGTCGCCGTTGCCGCCAGCCGGCAGGCTTCGCGGGCGTTGTCGGCATTCTGGCGCACGGCCGTGGTCAGGCTTTCCATCGCGCTGGCGGTTTCTTCCAGCGAGCCGGCCTGGCGTTCCGTGCGGTTCGACAGGTCCAGGTTGCCGCTGGCGATTTCGTGCGACGCCGTGTCGATCGACTGCACGGCGCCGCGGATCGTGCGCAGGGTCTGCCCCAGGTTGGCGATGCTCTGGTCCAGCACCCGGGCGGTCTGCGCGATTTCGTCCTTGCCGTCATTGACCCTGCCGCTGGTGAGGCGGCCGGCCGCCAGGCTGCGCACCACGTCGGCGATGGCGCGGATATCGCGCAGCAGCACGGCACGCACCCGCATCGAGACCAGCAGCGAGAGCGCGACCGACAGCACGCACAGCACCGTCATCGTCACGCGCAGCTGCTGGAATTCGGCGGCCGCGCCGGCGTAGGCCGTTTCGCTGAGCGATTTCTCCAGCGCCGACTGGCGGCCCAGCGCCTCGTCCAGCTTGACGAACTGCGCTTCCGCCTTCTGCATCGAGTTGGTGGCGATGGCCTGGTCCATCTGTGCCATCTCGATCGTTTCCAGCACGCCCTTGCGGTAGGCCGCCAGCGCCGCCACCGAGAGCTCGGCCAGCTTGCGCTCGTCCGCTGCGGATACCTGGGCCAGCTTGCGCAGCTGCTGCTCGATGGCCTGGTGGCGGTCGTGGATCTGCGCCGTCAGCGCATCCAGCCGGTTCTTCGCGAAGCTGCCGTTGACCCAGGCCAGCAGCTGGTAGATGTTGGCGTGGGCGAAGCGGGCGTCGCCCGCCACGTCGGCCACGGCTTTCAGGCGCGCGGCGCGCACCTGCACGAGGTTTTCCATCGAGGCGTTCTGGCGCACCATGCCGTACCACGCGCAGGCCGTGATGGCCACCAGCAGGATCAGCACGACGCCTGGCGCCAGCAACAGTTTGGGTCCGATTCGTAATTTGTTCAGCATGACGACTCCGCCAGAGCTAGGGTTGCTTTGCAAAGCGCAGCCGCGCCGGTCGTGCCGGCGCGGCAAGGATTCATTTCTTGTAGATGCCCGCTTCCAGCACGACGTCATTGACCCGCAGGATGTACGTGGTCTTCGGTTCGATCTTGCCGCTCACGGGGTTCTTGTACATGTAGTCCACCCAGCCCTTGCCGCTCTTGGCGGCCAGCTCGATGATTTCGCGGCGGTACTTCTTGCCGCTGGGGTCCGGCACGTCCGTCAGGTCCTTGCCGACGATGGACGGGTTGATCGGATGGGCCAGCACGATGCCCGTCTTCAGGTCGCGCATGTCGACGTACAGTTCGCCCTGCACGAAGTCCGGGTCCTTGGCGGACAGCTTTTTCATCAGCTCGTCCTTGCCGTGCGCCTTCATGAAGGCGGCGCCCCGTTCGGCCATCGCGATGGCGTCCTTCTCGGTCGGTTCGGTGGCGGCGAAGGCGCTTGCCATCGCCAGGCAGGCCAGGCTGCCGATCAGCATCTGTTTCATTTGGAGGTTCCCTGGAAAAAGGAGGTTTCTGGAGTTGCCAGGAGTAATTTACGCGGCCGATGCCAGCCGGCAATTGAGCAAGCGCAAATCTGCGGACGTTTCCATGCGGATATTGAGTTCAGGCAACGACGATTTGTTGCGTCTGCATACGATGGGAGTTTCCCAGTCCCGTCCAGTCAGGAGAAACACGATGTCGAATCCGAAATTCAAGCCTTACACGCGCCAGAGCATCCGCCAGGCGCGCCAATGGCAGTGGTTACCGCCGGACCAGCAGGAGGCAGTGCAGGTGGTGTCGCACGTGATGCCGTTCCGCACCAACGAATACGTGATGGAGCAACTGATCGACTGGAGCCGTGTGCCGGACGATCCGATCTACCGGCTGACCTTCCCCCACCGTGACATGCTGCCGATCGAGGAGTACCGCACCCTGCGCGACCTGGTGATGGTGAAGCAGGACGACGCGGCGATCGCCGCCTACGTCCATCAGATCCGCATGCGCATGAATCCCCATCCGGCCGGCCAGATGACGCACAACGTGCCGCGCGTGAACGACGCGCCGCTGCGCGGCCTGCAGCACAAATACAACGAAACGGTGCTGTTCTTTCCCAGCTCGGGTCAGACCTGCCACGCCTACTGCACGTTCTGCTTCCGCTGGCCGCAGTTCGTCGGCATGGAGGACATGAAGTTCGACGCCAAGGAGACCGGCGAACTGGTGTCCTACCTGAAGAACCACAAGGAAGTGACGGACGTGCTGATCACGGGCGGCGACCCGATGATCATGAACACGCGCTCGCTGGCCGACTTCATCGAGCCGCTGCTGGCGCCGGAGCTGGAGCACATCCAGAATATCCGCATCGGCACCAAGTCCGTGGCGTATTGGCCACAGCGCTTCGTCACCGACCGCGACGCGGACGACCTGCTGCGCCTGTTCGAGAAGGTCGTCGCCGCCGGCAAGAACATGGCGATCATGGGCCACTACAACCATGCGGTGGAGCTGCGCCAGGACATCGCCCAGAAGGCCGTCAAGCGCATCGTCGGCACCGGCGCCACCTTGCGCATGCAGGGCCCGCTGATCCGCCACATCAACGAAGACCCGCACAGCTGGGCCGAGTTGTGGCGCACCGGCGTGCGCCTGGGCGCGATCCCGTACTACATGTTCGTCGAGCGCGATACCGGCCCGCGCGAGTACTTCCAGCTGCCGCTGGCACGCGCGCACGAGATCTTCCAGCAGGCCTACCAGATGGTGTCCGGCCTGGCGCGCACGGTGCGCGGTCCGTCGATGAGCGCCTTCCCCGGCAAGGTCGTCATCGACGGCGTGGCCAATATCGGCGGCGAAAAGGTGTTCGCGCTGCAGTTCCTGCAAGCCAGGAATCCCGACTGGGTGCGCAAGCCGTTCTACGCGAAGTACGATCCGGAAGCCACGTGGCTCGATCACCTGAAGCCCGCGTTCGGACAGGAGCGCTTCTTCTTCGAGACGGAAGGCCAGCCCCACCATGTCGCACCGGTGGAGCGCAAGGTGATCCCGATCGGCTCCGCGCGCGAGGGCTGCGCGCCCCACAGCAACGCCGCCTGAGCCATGGGCGATTCGAGCGCAGTGTGGCGCGGCCGCCAGCACGTGCCTGGCCAGCTGTCCGGCCTGGCCGTGCTGTGTCTCGTGTTCATCCCGTACGCATTGGGGCATTACCTGTCATGCCTGCTGCGTACCGTCAACGCGCTGCTGGCGCCGCAGCTGATGGGGGCGGCCGCGTTGACGCCGGCCGAACTGGGCCTGCTGACGAGCGCCTACTTCCTCGCGTTCGCGGTGGCGCAATTGCCGGTGGGGCTGGCGCTGGATCGCTACGGTCCGCGCCGCGTGCAGTTCGCCATGCTGCTGCTGGCCGCCTTCGGCACGCTGGCCTTCGCCGGCGGCAACACGTTCGGCCAGATGCTGGCCGCGCGCACGCTGATGGGGCTGGGCCTGGCGGGCTGCTTCATGGCGGCGGTGAAGGCCGTGTCGACCTGGATCTCGCCCACGCGGCTGCCTTCCGTGCAGGGCTACCTGATCGCGGCCGGGGGGCTGGGCGCCGCTTCGGCGACGCTGCCGGTGCGGCTGTTCCTGCAGTTCGCCGACTGGCGCTGGCTGTTCGTGTGCCTGGCATTGGCCTGCGCCGCCGTGGGCCTCCTGATATTCCTGCTGGCGCCGACGCCGCCCGCCGTGGCCAGCAAGCGTTTCGACCTGCGCGTGCTGTGGGACGTGTACCGTCATCCCGTCTTCCGCGAAACGGCGGGGCTGGTACTGATACCGCACACGATCTTCTTCGGTGTGCAAGGCCTGTGGATCGGCCGCTGGCTGACGGAGGTGGGCCGCTTTCCCGAGCAGAGCGTGGCGTGGCTGCTGTACCTGGGCATGGCGGCCGTGATCTTCGGCGCCATCTCGGTGGGCATGGTCACCGAGTGGGCCGCACGGCGCGGCATCGATGCGATCACGGTGGCAGCCGCCGGCATCGCGCTGTTCGTCGCGGTGCAGATCGGGATCGTGCTGGGCTGGCGTCCCGGCATGGCGCAGCTGTCGGTGCTGTTTACGCTGGTGGGCACGATCACCGGCATCGAATACACGATCGTCGCGCAGGCGATGCCGCCGGCGTTGACGGGGCGGGCATCGACCTGCCTGAACCTGCTGATCTTCACCGGCGCGTTCATGGTGCAGGCGGGCTTCGGCCAGGTACTGGGGTTGTGGCAGCCGGATGCCGCCAACCACTATCCCGCCGCCGCCTACCAGGCCGCGTTCGGGGTGCTCGTGCTGCTGCAGCTGCCAGGTCTTGCCTGGTTCGCGTGGCGCCGCCGCAGGGCCCTGCCGCGGAACACTGTAGAATCTGCGTTTTGACAGATGCAGTGACTGCAGGAGAAAGAATGAAACTGGTTCGTTACGGCCGCGTGGGCAAGGAGAAGCCTGGCCTGATCGATGAGGAAGGCAAGCTGCGGGACCTGTCCGGCGTGATCGGCGACATCGGCGGCGCGAACCTGTCGGACAAGGCCTTGCGCAAGCTGGCCAGGATCGCGCCGGAATCGCTGCCGCTGGTGCGCGGCAATCCGCGCTTCGGCGTGCCGGTCGCCGGCGTCGGCAAGTTCATCGGCATCGGCCTGAATTACGCCGACCATGCTGCCGAAGCGGGCCTGCCGGTGCCGAAGGAGCCGATCGTCTTCATGAAGGCGATCACCAGCCTGTCCGGCCCGGACGACGACGTCATGCTGCCGAAGGGCTCGAAGAAAACGGACTGGGAAGTGGAGCTGGGCGTCGTCATCGGCACGCGCGCGCGCCACGTCAGCGAGGCCGACGCGGAGAAGCACATCGCCGGCTACTGCGTCGTCAACGACGTGTCGGAGCGCGAGTACCAGCTCGAGCGCGGCTCGCAATGGGACAAGGGCAAGGGCTGCGACACGTTCGGCCCCGTCGGCCCGTGGCTCGTCACGCGTGACGAGGTATGGGACGTCAATGACCTGGACCTGTACCTGGAGCTGAACGGCAAGCGCATGCAGACCGGCAGCACCTCGACGATGATTTTCAAGGTGCCGCAGCTGGTCAGCTACCTGTCGCAGTTCATGACGCTGGAACCGGGCGACATCATCGCCACCGGCACGCCGCCGGGCGTGGGCATGGCCCGTTCGCCGAAGCGCTTCCTGAAGAAGGGCGACTTCCTGCGCCTCGGTATCGCCGGCTTGGGCGAGCAGCAGCAGGAAGTGATCGGGTTCCAGCAGTACTGAAGCCAACTCGCGGCAGTCTGGAACCCCCGGCGACGCGCACCCGCGGCGGTTCGGTCACAGGGTCTGTCCCTGCGGGGACTGACCCTGGTTTTAATCGGCTGCGTCAATGCCGCCATGGGAAACCGGGGTCAGTCCCAGAGGGACAGACCCCAAGCATTCACTGGCCGGCGGGCCGCACGGCCGCCAGCGCCCGCGCCAACGCATCCGACAAGCGCGCCACGATCTGTCCCAGGTCCGCATCGGTGGCGATGAACGGCGGCGCCAGCAGGATATGGTCGCCGCGGCGCCCGTCCACCGTGCCGCCCATCGGATACACCATCAGGCCGCACTCCATCGCTTTTGCCTTCACGGCCGCGTGCAGCTTCAGGTCCGGATCGAATGGCCGCCTGGTGTCGCGGTCCTGCACCAGTTCCAGGCCGACGAACAGGCCGCGGCCACGGATGTCGCCCACGTGGGGATGCGTGCCGAAGGCATCGCGCAGCATGCGCCGCAACGTCACGCCGCGCGCGGTGACGGCAGCCAGCAAGGCGTCGCGCTGGATCACCTTCTGCACGGCCAGCGCGGCGGCGGCGGCGACCGGGTGCGCGTTGTACGTGTGCCCGTGCTGGAACACGCCGCTGCCGCCGCGTAAGCGCTCGACGATGGGCGCGCGCGCCAGCACGGCGCCCACCGGCTGGTAGCCGGCGGCAAGGCCCTTGCCCAGCG
Coding sequences:
- a CDS encoding fumarylacetoacetate hydrolase family protein; its protein translation is MKLVRYGRVGKEKPGLIDEEGKLRDLSGVIGDIGGANLSDKALRKLARIAPESLPLVRGNPRFGVPVAGVGKFIGIGLNYADHAAEAGLPVPKEPIVFMKAITSLSGPDDDVMLPKGSKKTDWEVELGVVIGTRARHVSEADAEKHIAGYCVVNDVSEREYQLERGSQWDKGKGCDTFGPVGPWLVTRDEVWDVNDLDLYLELNGKRMQTGSTSTMIFKVPQLVSYLSQFMTLEPGDIIATGTPPGVGMARSPKRFLKKGDFLRLGIAGLGEQQQEVIGFQQY
- a CDS encoding MFS transporter, producing MGDSSAVWRGRQHVPGQLSGLAVLCLVFIPYALGHYLSCLLRTVNALLAPQLMGAAALTPAELGLLTSAYFLAFAVAQLPVGLALDRYGPRRVQFAMLLLAAFGTLAFAGGNTFGQMLAARTLMGLGLAGCFMAAVKAVSTWISPTRLPSVQGYLIAAGGLGAASATLPVRLFLQFADWRWLFVCLALACAAVGLLIFLLAPTPPAVASKRFDLRVLWDVYRHPVFRETAGLVLIPHTIFFGVQGLWIGRWLTEVGRFPEQSVAWLLYLGMAAVIFGAISVGMVTEWAARRGIDAITVAAAGIALFVAVQIGIVLGWRPGMAQLSVLFTLVGTITGIEYTIVAQAMPPALTGRASTCLNLLIFTGAFMVQAGFGQVLGLWQPDAANHYPAAAYQAAFGVLVLLQLPGLAWFAWRRRRALPRNTVESAF
- a CDS encoding 4Fe-4S cluster-binding domain-containing protein, with translation MSNPKFKPYTRQSIRQARQWQWLPPDQQEAVQVVSHVMPFRTNEYVMEQLIDWSRVPDDPIYRLTFPHRDMLPIEEYRTLRDLVMVKQDDAAIAAYVHQIRMRMNPHPAGQMTHNVPRVNDAPLRGLQHKYNETVLFFPSSGQTCHAYCTFCFRWPQFVGMEDMKFDAKETGELVSYLKNHKEVTDVLITGGDPMIMNTRSLADFIEPLLAPELEHIQNIRIGTKSVAYWPQRFVTDRDADDLLRLFEKVVAAGKNMAIMGHYNHAVELRQDIAQKAVKRIVGTGATLRMQGPLIRHINEDPHSWAELWRTGVRLGAIPYYMFVERDTGPREYFQLPLARAHEIFQQAYQMVSGLARTVRGPSMSAFPGKVVIDGVANIGGEKVFALQFLQARNPDWVRKPFYAKYDPEATWLDHLKPAFGQERFFFETEGQPHHVAPVERKVIPIGSAREGCAPHSNAA